A genomic window from Bos javanicus breed banteng chromosome 13, ARS-OSU_banteng_1.0, whole genome shotgun sequence includes:
- the CENPB gene encoding major centromere autoantigen B, with amino-acid sequence MGPKRRQLTFREKSRIIQEVEENPDLRKGEIARRFNIPPSTLSTILKNKRAILASERKYGVASTCRKTNKLSPYDKLEGLLIAWFQQIRAAGLPVKGIILKEKALRIAEELGMDDFTASNGWLDRFRRRHGVVSCSGVARARSRSAAPRPPAAPASPPAVPSEGSGGGTTGWRAREEQPPSVAEGYASQDVFSATETSLWYDFLPDQAAGLCGSDGRARRATQRLSVLLCANADGSEKLPPLVAGKSAKPRAGQAGLPCDYTANSKGGVTTQALAKYLKALDTRMAAESRRVLLLAGRLAAQSLDTSGLRHVQLAFFPPGTVQPLERGVVQQVKGHYRQAMLLKAMAALEGQDRSGLQLGLMEALHFVAAAWQAVEPSDIAACFREAGFGGGPNATITTALKSEGEEEEEEEEEEEEEEEEGEGEEEEEEDGEEEEEEAGEGEELGEEEEVEEEGDVDDSDEEEEEEEEESSSEGLEAEDWAQGVVEAGGSFGGYGAQEEAQCPTLHFLEGEEDSESDSEEEEEDDEEEDEDDEDDEEDGDEVPVPSFGEAMAYFAMVKRYLTSFPIDDRVQSHILHLEHDLVHVTRKNHARQAGVRGLGHQS; translated from the coding sequence ATGGGCCCCAAGCGGCGGCAGCTGACGTTCCGGGAGAAGTCGCGGATCATCCAGGAGGTGGAGGAAAACCCAGACCTGCGCAAGGGCGAGATCGCGCGGCGCTTCAACATCCCACCGTCCACGTTGAGCACCATCCTGAAGAACAAGCGCGCCATCCTGGCGTCGGAGCGCAAGTACGGTGTAGCCTCCACCTGTCGCAAGACCAACAAACTGTCCCCTTACGACAAGCTCGAGGGGCTGCTCATCGCCTGGTTCCAGCAAATCCGCGCCGCTGGCCTGCCGGTCAAGGGCATCATCCTCAAGGAGAAGGCGCTGCGTATAGCCGAGGAGCTGGGCATGGACGATTTCACTGCCTCCAACGGCTGGCTGGACCGCTTCCGCCGGCGCCACGGTGTAGTGTCCTGCAGCGGCGTGGCCCGCGCCAGGTCGCGCAGCGCTGCCCCCCGGCCCCCAGCGGCGCCCGCCAGCCCTCCCGCAGTGCCCTCGGAGGGCAGCGGTGGGGGTACCACGGGCTGGCGCGCTCGGGAGGAGCAGCCACCGTCGGTGGCCGAGGGCTACGCTTCCCAGGACGTGTTCAGCGCCACTGAGACCAGTCTGTGGTACGACTTCCTGCCCGACCAGGCGGCGGGGCTGTGTGGCAGTGATGGTCGGGCACGCAGGGCCACCCAGCGCCTGAGTGTCCTGCTGTGTGCCAACGCCGATGGTAGCGAGAAGCTGCCCCCACTTGTGGCTGGCAAGTCGGCCAAACCCCGTGCAGGCCAAGCCGGCCTGCCCTGTGACTATACTGCCAactctaagggtggtgtcaccacCCAGGCTCTGGCCAAGTACCTGAAGGCCCTGGACACCCGCATGGCTGCAGAATCTCGCCGAGTCCTGCTGCTGGCTGGCCGCCTGGCTGCCCAGTCCCTGGATACCTCGGGCCTGCGGCATGTGCAGCTGGCCTTCTTCCCACCAGGCACCGTGCAGCCGCTGGAGCGTGGAGTGGTCCAGCAGGTGAAGGGCCACTACCGCCAGGCGATGCTGCTCAAGGCCATGGCAGCACTAGAGGGCCAGGATCGCTCAGGCCTGCAGCTGGGCCTCATGGAGGCCCTGCACTTCGTTGCTGCGGCTTGGCAGGCTGTGGAACCTTCGGACATAGCTGCCTGCTTTCGTGAGGCTGGCTTTGGGGGTGGCCCTAATGCTACCATCACTACTGCCCTCAAGagtgagggagaggaagaggaggaggaggaggaggaggaggaagaagaggaagaggagggtgaaggggaggaggaggaggaggaagatggtgaggaggaggaggaggaagcaggggaaggagaggagctcggggaggaagaggaggtagAGGAGGAGGGTGATGTTGATGACAGtgatgaagaggaagaggaggaggaggaagagagctcCTCTGAGGGCTTGGAGGCTGAGGACTGGGCCCAGGGTGTAGTGGAGGCTGGTGGCAGCTTCGGAGGTTATGGTGCCCAGGAGGAGGCCCAGTGCCCTACCCTCCACTTCCTGGAAGGTGAGGAGGACTCTGAGTCAGAcagtgaggaagaagaggaagatgatgaggaggaggatgaagaTGACGAAGATGATGAGGAGGATGGTGATGAGGTGCCTGTACCCAGCTTCGGGGAAGCCATGGCTTACTTTGCTATGGTCAAGAGGTacctcacctccttccccattGATGATCGTGTGCAAAGCCACATCCTCCACTTGGAACATGACCTGGTTCACGTGACCAGAAAGAACCATGCCAGGCAGGCAGGAGTTAGGGGTCTTGGACATCAAAGCTGA
- the SPEF1 gene encoding sperm flagellar protein 1 isoform X4: protein MRKHCTNCIFLVAEVIKFYFPKMVEMHNYVPANSLQQKLSNWSHLNRNQSTIPVSTPRKVLNKLNFSVPEDVMRKIAQCAPGVVELVLIPLRQRLEERQRRRKQGIGSLQELAPQDGTDYMDVGLSQKARGEGVPDPQGRGQLREGRLPVPRPPGDSQALQSDPSFILQIAEKEQELLASQETVQVLQMKVRRLEHLLQLKNVRIEDLSRRLQQAERKQRRMDRFPEPRSHMQRPGVHSKSVLDTRDSALVLPVLGLSGWSPSLVHTLRTGSPPSSGDSSVSIQASSLYHGSKGRLSKTAEGLPCPSWALTWDPAEDWRTQQLKRKG, encoded by the exons ATGAGGAAGCACTGCACCAACTGTATCT tCCTGGTAGCAGAGGTCATCAAGTTTTACTTCCCCAAGATGGTGGAGATGCACAATTATGTCCCTGCCAACTCTCTCCAGCAGAAACTGAGCAACTGGAGTCACCTGAACAG GAATCAGTCCACCATCCCTGTGTCTACCCCCAGGAAAGTGCTGAACAAACTGAACTTCTCTGTACCAGAGGACGTGATGCGCAAGATAGCACAGTGTGCCCCAGGTGTGGTGGAGCTGGTGCTCATTCCACTGAGGCAGCGCCTAGAGGAGCGTCAGAGACGTAGGAAGCAGGGCATCGGCTCCTTACAG GAGCTGGCTCCCCAGGATGGCACTGACTACATGGATGTGG GTTTGTCCCAGAAGGCCCGAGGGGAAGGTGTCCCAGacccccagggacgggggcaaCTCAG GGAGGGCCGACTGCCTGTGCCCCGGCCTCCAGGGGACAGCCAGGCATTGCAGAGCGACCCGAGCTTCATCCTCCAGATCGCTGAAAAGGAGCAGGAGCTGTTGGCCTCACAGGAGACCGTGCAG GTCCTGCAGATGAAGGTGAGACGCTTGGAGCACTTGCTCCAGCTCAAGAACGTGCGCATAGAAGACCTCTCCCGGAGGCTCCAGCAGGCAGAGCGTAAGCAGCG GAGAATGGACCGCTTTCCAGAACCCAGAAGCCACATGCAGAGACCTGGCGTGCATTCCAAATCAGTGCTTGACACCAGGGACTCTGCCTTGGTGCTCCCAGTGCTGGGCCTTAGCGGGTGGTCCCCCAGCCTGGTCCACACCCTTAGAACCGGGTCCCCACCCAGCTCTGGTGACAGCAGTGTCTCCATCCAGGCTAGTTCTCTGTACCATGGGTCAAAGGGGAGGCTGTCCAAGACAGCTGAGGGGCTTCCTTGCCCGTCCTGGGCACTCACCTGGGACCCAGCTGAAGACTGGAGAACACAGCAGCTGAAGAGGAAGGGGTGA
- the SPEF1 gene encoding sperm flagellar protein 1 isoform X8 — protein sequence MAGSVDEEALHQLYLWVDNIPLSRPKRNLSRDFSDGVLVAEVIKFYFPKMVEMHNYVPANSLQQKLSNWSHLNRNQSTIPVSTPRKVLNKLNFSVPEDVMRKIAQCAPGVVELVLIPLRQRLEERQRRRKQGIGSLQELAPQDGTDYMDVGLSQKARGEGVPDPQGRGQLREGRLPVPRPPGDSQALQSDPSFILQIAEKEQELLASQETVQVLQMKVRRLEHLLQLKNVRIEDLSRRLQQAER from the exons ATGGCGGGCAGCGTGGATGAGGAAGCACTGCACCAACTGTATCTGTGGGTAGACAACATCCCTCTGTCCCGGCCCAAGCGAAATCTGTCCCGGGACTTCAGTGATGGAG tCCTGGTAGCAGAGGTCATCAAGTTTTACTTCCCCAAGATGGTGGAGATGCACAATTATGTCCCTGCCAACTCTCTCCAGCAGAAACTGAGCAACTGGAGTCACCTGAACAG GAATCAGTCCACCATCCCTGTGTCTACCCCCAGGAAAGTGCTGAACAAACTGAACTTCTCTGTACCAGAGGACGTGATGCGCAAGATAGCACAGTGTGCCCCAGGTGTGGTGGAGCTGGTGCTCATTCCACTGAGGCAGCGCCTAGAGGAGCGTCAGAGACGTAGGAAGCAGGGCATCGGCTCCTTACAG GAGCTGGCTCCCCAGGATGGCACTGACTACATGGATGTGG GTTTGTCCCAGAAGGCCCGAGGGGAAGGTGTCCCAGacccccagggacgggggcaaCTCAG GGAGGGCCGACTGCCTGTGCCCCGGCCTCCAGGGGACAGCCAGGCATTGCAGAGCGACCCGAGCTTCATCCTCCAGATCGCTGAAAAGGAGCAGGAGCTGTTGGCCTCACAGGAGACCGTGCAG GTCCTGCAGATGAAGGTGAGACGCTTGGAGCACTTGCTCCAGCTCAAGAACGTGCGCATAGAAGACCTCTCCCGGAGGCTCCAGCAGGCAGAGC GCTAG
- the ADISSP gene encoding adipose-secreted signaling protein: MAAANKGNKSRVRSIRFATSHDAESSQSHVHFDEKLHDSVVMVTQESDSSFLVKVGFLKILHRYEITFTLPPVHRLSKDVRETPVPSLHLKLLSVMPIPEGYSVKCEYSAHKEGVLKEEMLLACEGGSDTCVRVIVQARVMDRHHGTPMLLDGVRCVGAELEYDSEHSDWRGFD; this comes from the exons ATGGCTGCAGCCAACAAGG GCAACAAGTCCAGAGTCCGGAGTATCCGCTTCGCAACAAGCCATGATGCAGAAAGCTCCCAGAGTCATGTCCACTTTGATGAGAAGCTGCATGACTCTGTGGTAATGGTCACCCAGGAGAGCGACAGCAGCTTTCTGGTCAAG GTTGGCTTCCTGAAGATCCTGCACAGGTATGAAATTACCTTCACTCTACCCCCAGTGCACAGGCTGAGCAAGGACGTCCGAGAGACACCTGTCCCCAGCCTGCACCTCAAGCTCCTCAGCGTCATGCCCATCCCAGAAG GTTACAGCGTCAAGTGTGAGTACTCAGCGCACAAGGAGGGCGTCCTCAAGGAGGAGATGCTGCTAGCCTGTGAAGGTGGCTCCGACACCTGCGTGCGCGTGATCGTGCAGGCGCGCGTCATGG ACCGACACCACGGCACACCCATGCTGCTAGACGGCGTCAGGTGCGTGGGTGCTGAGCTAGAATACGACTCCGAACATAGTGACTGGCGCGGCTTCGACTGA
- the SPEF1 gene encoding sperm flagellar protein 1 isoform X9 — MAGSVDEEALHQLYLWVDNIPLSRPKRNLSRDFSDGVLVAEVIKFYFPKMVEMHNYVPANSLQQKLSNWSHLNRKVLNKLNFSVPEDVMRKIAQCAPGVVELVLIPLRQRLEERQRRRKQGIGSLQELAPQDGTDYMDVGLSQKARGEGVPDPQGRGQLREGRLPVPRPPGDSQALQSDPSFILQIAEKEQELLASQETVQVLQMKVRRLEHLLQLKNVRIEDLSRRLQQAERKQR, encoded by the exons ATGGCGGGCAGCGTGGATGAGGAAGCACTGCACCAACTGTATCTGTGGGTAGACAACATCCCTCTGTCCCGGCCCAAGCGAAATCTGTCCCGGGACTTCAGTGATGGAG tCCTGGTAGCAGAGGTCATCAAGTTTTACTTCCCCAAGATGGTGGAGATGCACAATTATGTCCCTGCCAACTCTCTCCAGCAGAAACTGAGCAACTGGAGTCACCTGAACAG GAAAGTGCTGAACAAACTGAACTTCTCTGTACCAGAGGACGTGATGCGCAAGATAGCACAGTGTGCCCCAGGTGTGGTGGAGCTGGTGCTCATTCCACTGAGGCAGCGCCTAGAGGAGCGTCAGAGACGTAGGAAGCAGGGCATCGGCTCCTTACAG GAGCTGGCTCCCCAGGATGGCACTGACTACATGGATGTGG GTTTGTCCCAGAAGGCCCGAGGGGAAGGTGTCCCAGacccccagggacgggggcaaCTCAG GGAGGGCCGACTGCCTGTGCCCCGGCCTCCAGGGGACAGCCAGGCATTGCAGAGCGACCCGAGCTTCATCCTCCAGATCGCTGAAAAGGAGCAGGAGCTGTTGGCCTCACAGGAGACCGTGCAG GTCCTGCAGATGAAGGTGAGACGCTTGGAGCACTTGCTCCAGCTCAAGAACGTGCGCATAGAAGACCTCTCCCGGAGGCTCCAGCAGGCAGAGCGTAAGCAGCGGTGA
- the SPEF1 gene encoding sperm flagellar protein 1 isoform X5 — MVEMHNYVPANSLQQKLSNWSHLNRNQSTIPVSTPRKVLNKLNFSVPEDVMRKIAQCAPGVVELVLIPLRQRLEERQRRRKQGIGSLQELAPQDGTDYMDVGLSQKARGEGVPDPQGRGQLREGRLPVPRPPGDSQALQSDPSFILQIAEKEQELLASQETVQVLQMKVRRLEHLLQLKNVRIEDLSRRLQQAERKQRRMDRFPEPRSHMQRPGVHSKSVLDTRDSALVLPVLGLSGWSPSLVHTLRTGSPPSSGDSSVSIQASSLYHGSKGRLSKTAEGLPCPSWALTWDPAEDWRTQQLKRKG, encoded by the exons ATGGTGGAGATGCACAATTATGTCCCTGCCAACTCTCTCCAGCAGAAACTGAGCAACTGGAGTCACCTGAACAG GAATCAGTCCACCATCCCTGTGTCTACCCCCAGGAAAGTGCTGAACAAACTGAACTTCTCTGTACCAGAGGACGTGATGCGCAAGATAGCACAGTGTGCCCCAGGTGTGGTGGAGCTGGTGCTCATTCCACTGAGGCAGCGCCTAGAGGAGCGTCAGAGACGTAGGAAGCAGGGCATCGGCTCCTTACAG GAGCTGGCTCCCCAGGATGGCACTGACTACATGGATGTGG GTTTGTCCCAGAAGGCCCGAGGGGAAGGTGTCCCAGacccccagggacgggggcaaCTCAG GGAGGGCCGACTGCCTGTGCCCCGGCCTCCAGGGGACAGCCAGGCATTGCAGAGCGACCCGAGCTTCATCCTCCAGATCGCTGAAAAGGAGCAGGAGCTGTTGGCCTCACAGGAGACCGTGCAG GTCCTGCAGATGAAGGTGAGACGCTTGGAGCACTTGCTCCAGCTCAAGAACGTGCGCATAGAAGACCTCTCCCGGAGGCTCCAGCAGGCAGAGCGTAAGCAGCG GAGAATGGACCGCTTTCCAGAACCCAGAAGCCACATGCAGAGACCTGGCGTGCATTCCAAATCAGTGCTTGACACCAGGGACTCTGCCTTGGTGCTCCCAGTGCTGGGCCTTAGCGGGTGGTCCCCCAGCCTGGTCCACACCCTTAGAACCGGGTCCCCACCCAGCTCTGGTGACAGCAGTGTCTCCATCCAGGCTAGTTCTCTGTACCATGGGTCAAAGGGGAGGCTGTCCAAGACAGCTGAGGGGCTTCCTTGCCCGTCCTGGGCACTCACCTGGGACCCAGCTGAAGACTGGAGAACACAGCAGCTGAAGAGGAAGGGGTGA
- the SPEF1 gene encoding sperm flagellar protein 1 isoform X7 — MAGSVDEEALHQLYLWVDNIPLSRPKRNLSRDFSDGVLVAEVIKFYFPKMVEMHNYVPANSLQQKLSNWSHLNRKVLNKLNFSVPEDVMRKIAQCAPGVVELVLIPLRQRLEERQRRRKQGIGSLQELAPQDGTDYMDVGLSQKARGEGVPDPQGRGQLREGRLPVPRPPGDSQALQSDPSFILQIAEKEQELLASQETVQVLQMKVRRLEHLLQLKNVRIEDLSRRLQQAERKQRLVLCTMGQRGGCPRQLRGFLARPGHSPGTQLKTGEHSS, encoded by the exons ATGGCGGGCAGCGTGGATGAGGAAGCACTGCACCAACTGTATCTGTGGGTAGACAACATCCCTCTGTCCCGGCCCAAGCGAAATCTGTCCCGGGACTTCAGTGATGGAG tCCTGGTAGCAGAGGTCATCAAGTTTTACTTCCCCAAGATGGTGGAGATGCACAATTATGTCCCTGCCAACTCTCTCCAGCAGAAACTGAGCAACTGGAGTCACCTGAACAG GAAAGTGCTGAACAAACTGAACTTCTCTGTACCAGAGGACGTGATGCGCAAGATAGCACAGTGTGCCCCAGGTGTGGTGGAGCTGGTGCTCATTCCACTGAGGCAGCGCCTAGAGGAGCGTCAGAGACGTAGGAAGCAGGGCATCGGCTCCTTACAG GAGCTGGCTCCCCAGGATGGCACTGACTACATGGATGTGG GTTTGTCCCAGAAGGCCCGAGGGGAAGGTGTCCCAGacccccagggacgggggcaaCTCAG GGAGGGCCGACTGCCTGTGCCCCGGCCTCCAGGGGACAGCCAGGCATTGCAGAGCGACCCGAGCTTCATCCTCCAGATCGCTGAAAAGGAGCAGGAGCTGTTGGCCTCACAGGAGACCGTGCAG GTCCTGCAGATGAAGGTGAGACGCTTGGAGCACTTGCTCCAGCTCAAGAACGTGCGCATAGAAGACCTCTCCCGGAGGCTCCAGCAGGCAGAGCGTAAGCAGCG GCTAGTTCTCTGTACCATGGGTCAAAGGGGAGGCTGTCCAAGACAGCTGAGGGGCTTCCTTGCCCGTCCTGGGCACTCACCTGGGACCCAGCTGAAGACTGGAGAACACAGCAGCTGA
- the SPEF1 gene encoding sperm flagellar protein 1 isoform X2 — translation MAGSVDEEALHQLYLWVDNIPLSRPKRNLSRDFSDGVLVAEVIKFYFPKMVEMHNYVPANSLQQKLSNWSHLNRNQSTIPVSTPRKVLNKLNFSVPEDVMRKIAQCAPGVVELVLIPLRQRLEERQRRRKQGIGSLQELAPQDGTDYMDVGLSQKARGEGVPDPQGRGQLREGRLPVPRPPGDSQALQSDPSFILQIAEKEQELLASQETVQVLQMKVRRLEHLLQLKNVRIEDLSRRLQQAEREWTAFQNPEATCRDLACIPNQCLTPGTLPWCSQCWALAGGPPAWSTPLEPGPHPALVTAVSPSRLVLCTMGQRGGCPRQLRGFLARPGHSPGTQLKTGEHSS, via the exons ATGGCGGGCAGCGTGGATGAGGAAGCACTGCACCAACTGTATCTGTGGGTAGACAACATCCCTCTGTCCCGGCCCAAGCGAAATCTGTCCCGGGACTTCAGTGATGGAG tCCTGGTAGCAGAGGTCATCAAGTTTTACTTCCCCAAGATGGTGGAGATGCACAATTATGTCCCTGCCAACTCTCTCCAGCAGAAACTGAGCAACTGGAGTCACCTGAACAG GAATCAGTCCACCATCCCTGTGTCTACCCCCAGGAAAGTGCTGAACAAACTGAACTTCTCTGTACCAGAGGACGTGATGCGCAAGATAGCACAGTGTGCCCCAGGTGTGGTGGAGCTGGTGCTCATTCCACTGAGGCAGCGCCTAGAGGAGCGTCAGAGACGTAGGAAGCAGGGCATCGGCTCCTTACAG GAGCTGGCTCCCCAGGATGGCACTGACTACATGGATGTGG GTTTGTCCCAGAAGGCCCGAGGGGAAGGTGTCCCAGacccccagggacgggggcaaCTCAG GGAGGGCCGACTGCCTGTGCCCCGGCCTCCAGGGGACAGCCAGGCATTGCAGAGCGACCCGAGCTTCATCCTCCAGATCGCTGAAAAGGAGCAGGAGCTGTTGGCCTCACAGGAGACCGTGCAG GTCCTGCAGATGAAGGTGAGACGCTTGGAGCACTTGCTCCAGCTCAAGAACGTGCGCATAGAAGACCTCTCCCGGAGGCTCCAGCAGGCAGAGC GAGAATGGACCGCTTTCCAGAACCCAGAAGCCACATGCAGAGACCTGGCGTGCATTCCAAATCAGTGCTTGACACCAGGGACTCTGCCTTGGTGCTCCCAGTGCTGGGCCTTAGCGGGTGGTCCCCCAGCCTGGTCCACACCCTTAGAACCGGGTCCCCACCCAGCTCTGGTGACAGCAGTGTCTCCATCCAGGCTAGTTCTCTGTACCATGGGTCAAAGGGGAGGCTGTCCAAGACAGCTGAGGGGCTTCCTTGCCCGTCCTGGGCACTCACCTGGGACCCAGCTGAAGACTGGAGAACACAGCAGCTGA
- the SPEF1 gene encoding sperm flagellar protein 1 isoform X3, producing MAGSVDEEALHQLYLWVDNIPLSRPKRNLSRDFSDGVLVAEVIKFYFPKMVEMHNYVPANSLQQKLSNWSHLNRKVLNKLNFSVPEDVMRKIAQCAPGVVELVLIPLRQRLEERQRRRKQGIGSLQELAPQDGTDYMDVGLSQKARGEGVPDPQGRGQLREGRLPVPRPPGDSQALQSDPSFILQIAEKEQELLASQETVQVLQMKVRRLEHLLQLKNVRIEDLSRRLQQAERKQRRMDRFPEPRSHMQRPGVHSKSVLDTRDSALVLPVLGLSGWSPSLVHTLRTGSPPSSGDSSVSIQASSLYHGSKGRLSKTAEGLPCPSWALTWDPAEDWRTQQLKRKG from the exons ATGGCGGGCAGCGTGGATGAGGAAGCACTGCACCAACTGTATCTGTGGGTAGACAACATCCCTCTGTCCCGGCCCAAGCGAAATCTGTCCCGGGACTTCAGTGATGGAG tCCTGGTAGCAGAGGTCATCAAGTTTTACTTCCCCAAGATGGTGGAGATGCACAATTATGTCCCTGCCAACTCTCTCCAGCAGAAACTGAGCAACTGGAGTCACCTGAACAG GAAAGTGCTGAACAAACTGAACTTCTCTGTACCAGAGGACGTGATGCGCAAGATAGCACAGTGTGCCCCAGGTGTGGTGGAGCTGGTGCTCATTCCACTGAGGCAGCGCCTAGAGGAGCGTCAGAGACGTAGGAAGCAGGGCATCGGCTCCTTACAG GAGCTGGCTCCCCAGGATGGCACTGACTACATGGATGTGG GTTTGTCCCAGAAGGCCCGAGGGGAAGGTGTCCCAGacccccagggacgggggcaaCTCAG GGAGGGCCGACTGCCTGTGCCCCGGCCTCCAGGGGACAGCCAGGCATTGCAGAGCGACCCGAGCTTCATCCTCCAGATCGCTGAAAAGGAGCAGGAGCTGTTGGCCTCACAGGAGACCGTGCAG GTCCTGCAGATGAAGGTGAGACGCTTGGAGCACTTGCTCCAGCTCAAGAACGTGCGCATAGAAGACCTCTCCCGGAGGCTCCAGCAGGCAGAGCGTAAGCAGCG GAGAATGGACCGCTTTCCAGAACCCAGAAGCCACATGCAGAGACCTGGCGTGCATTCCAAATCAGTGCTTGACACCAGGGACTCTGCCTTGGTGCTCCCAGTGCTGGGCCTTAGCGGGTGGTCCCCCAGCCTGGTCCACACCCTTAGAACCGGGTCCCCACCCAGCTCTGGTGACAGCAGTGTCTCCATCCAGGCTAGTTCTCTGTACCATGGGTCAAAGGGGAGGCTGTCCAAGACAGCTGAGGGGCTTCCTTGCCCGTCCTGGGCACTCACCTGGGACCCAGCTGAAGACTGGAGAACACAGCAGCTGAAGAGGAAGGGGTGA
- the SPEF1 gene encoding sperm flagellar protein 1 isoform X6, which yields MAGSVDEEALHQLYLWVDNIPLSRPKRNLSRDFSDGVLVAEVIKFYFPKMVEMHNYVPANSLQQKLSNWSHLNRNQSTIPVSTPRKVLNKLNFSVPEDVMRKIAQCAPGVVELVLIPLRQRLEERQRRRKQGIGSLQELAPQDGTDYMDVGLSQKARGEGVPDPQGRGQLREGRLPVPRPPGDSQALQSDPSFILQIAEKEQELLASQETVQVLQMKVRRLEHLLQLKNVRIEDLSRRLQQAERKQRLVLCTMGQRGGCPRQLRGFLARPGHSPGTQLKTGEHSS from the exons ATGGCGGGCAGCGTGGATGAGGAAGCACTGCACCAACTGTATCTGTGGGTAGACAACATCCCTCTGTCCCGGCCCAAGCGAAATCTGTCCCGGGACTTCAGTGATGGAG tCCTGGTAGCAGAGGTCATCAAGTTTTACTTCCCCAAGATGGTGGAGATGCACAATTATGTCCCTGCCAACTCTCTCCAGCAGAAACTGAGCAACTGGAGTCACCTGAACAG GAATCAGTCCACCATCCCTGTGTCTACCCCCAGGAAAGTGCTGAACAAACTGAACTTCTCTGTACCAGAGGACGTGATGCGCAAGATAGCACAGTGTGCCCCAGGTGTGGTGGAGCTGGTGCTCATTCCACTGAGGCAGCGCCTAGAGGAGCGTCAGAGACGTAGGAAGCAGGGCATCGGCTCCTTACAG GAGCTGGCTCCCCAGGATGGCACTGACTACATGGATGTGG GTTTGTCCCAGAAGGCCCGAGGGGAAGGTGTCCCAGacccccagggacgggggcaaCTCAG GGAGGGCCGACTGCCTGTGCCCCGGCCTCCAGGGGACAGCCAGGCATTGCAGAGCGACCCGAGCTTCATCCTCCAGATCGCTGAAAAGGAGCAGGAGCTGTTGGCCTCACAGGAGACCGTGCAG GTCCTGCAGATGAAGGTGAGACGCTTGGAGCACTTGCTCCAGCTCAAGAACGTGCGCATAGAAGACCTCTCCCGGAGGCTCCAGCAGGCAGAGCGTAAGCAGCG GCTAGTTCTCTGTACCATGGGTCAAAGGGGAGGCTGTCCAAGACAGCTGAGGGGCTTCCTTGCCCGTCCTGGGCACTCACCTGGGACCCAGCTGAAGACTGGAGAACACAGCAGCTGA
- the SPEF1 gene encoding sperm flagellar protein 1 isoform X1 — protein MAGSVDEEALHQLYLWVDNIPLSRPKRNLSRDFSDGVLVAEVIKFYFPKMVEMHNYVPANSLQQKLSNWSHLNRNQSTIPVSTPRKVLNKLNFSVPEDVMRKIAQCAPGVVELVLIPLRQRLEERQRRRKQGIGSLQELAPQDGTDYMDVGLSQKARGEGVPDPQGRGQLREGRLPVPRPPGDSQALQSDPSFILQIAEKEQELLASQETVQVLQMKVRRLEHLLQLKNVRIEDLSRRLQQAERKQRRMDRFPEPRSHMQRPGVHSKSVLDTRDSALVLPVLGLSGWSPSLVHTLRTGSPPSSGDSSVSIQASSLYHGSKGRLSKTAEGLPCPSWALTWDPAEDWRTQQLKRKG, from the exons ATGGCGGGCAGCGTGGATGAGGAAGCACTGCACCAACTGTATCTGTGGGTAGACAACATCCCTCTGTCCCGGCCCAAGCGAAATCTGTCCCGGGACTTCAGTGATGGAG tCCTGGTAGCAGAGGTCATCAAGTTTTACTTCCCCAAGATGGTGGAGATGCACAATTATGTCCCTGCCAACTCTCTCCAGCAGAAACTGAGCAACTGGAGTCACCTGAACAG GAATCAGTCCACCATCCCTGTGTCTACCCCCAGGAAAGTGCTGAACAAACTGAACTTCTCTGTACCAGAGGACGTGATGCGCAAGATAGCACAGTGTGCCCCAGGTGTGGTGGAGCTGGTGCTCATTCCACTGAGGCAGCGCCTAGAGGAGCGTCAGAGACGTAGGAAGCAGGGCATCGGCTCCTTACAG GAGCTGGCTCCCCAGGATGGCACTGACTACATGGATGTGG GTTTGTCCCAGAAGGCCCGAGGGGAAGGTGTCCCAGacccccagggacgggggcaaCTCAG GGAGGGCCGACTGCCTGTGCCCCGGCCTCCAGGGGACAGCCAGGCATTGCAGAGCGACCCGAGCTTCATCCTCCAGATCGCTGAAAAGGAGCAGGAGCTGTTGGCCTCACAGGAGACCGTGCAG GTCCTGCAGATGAAGGTGAGACGCTTGGAGCACTTGCTCCAGCTCAAGAACGTGCGCATAGAAGACCTCTCCCGGAGGCTCCAGCAGGCAGAGCGTAAGCAGCG GAGAATGGACCGCTTTCCAGAACCCAGAAGCCACATGCAGAGACCTGGCGTGCATTCCAAATCAGTGCTTGACACCAGGGACTCTGCCTTGGTGCTCCCAGTGCTGGGCCTTAGCGGGTGGTCCCCCAGCCTGGTCCACACCCTTAGAACCGGGTCCCCACCCAGCTCTGGTGACAGCAGTGTCTCCATCCAGGCTAGTTCTCTGTACCATGGGTCAAAGGGGAGGCTGTCCAAGACAGCTGAGGGGCTTCCTTGCCCGTCCTGGGCACTCACCTGGGACCCAGCTGAAGACTGGAGAACACAGCAGCTGAAGAGGAAGGGGTGA